The Pyrococcus kukulkanii genome contains a region encoding:
- a CDS encoding carbohydrate ABC transporter permease yields the protein MNKKTMVMAALTLILPGMAAFLFFNIYPILYSTYIAFTNAKLGNFPIQAPEAEPLRFVGLENFKWALSDPKFRSAFRWTWLFVATSVTLKVLVGVLLSVLYTSKYVKGKFLYRALLIIPWALPLLFSVMVWRFMFDPVVGPINIWLRDIGVTNPPNWTTSVTWGFIALNVIEVWLAYPFMMTVITSALQSVPDTLIEAAIIDGANYWQRLTKVVLPIVIKPIAFATILTSAASFQYFLVPFIFNAGLFEDRFLLLYGYRKAFGSSVPHYGRAAAILLIATIVLAIYMFINMKITRLQEGAKG from the coding sequence ATGAACAAAAAAACCATGGTAATGGCAGCGCTCACCTTGATACTGCCAGGTATGGCAGCCTTCTTATTCTTTAACATATATCCAATACTGTACTCTACCTATATTGCTTTCACAAACGCAAAATTGGGCAATTTTCCAATACAAGCTCCTGAAGCCGAGCCACTAAGATTTGTAGGCTTAGAGAACTTTAAATGGGCATTAAGCGATCCAAAATTTAGATCTGCCTTTCGATGGACATGGCTGTTTGTAGCGACTAGCGTAACTTTAAAGGTATTAGTGGGCGTTCTCCTGAGTGTTTTATACACCAGTAAGTATGTGAAGGGGAAGTTCCTTTATAGGGCTCTGTTAATTATTCCCTGGGCCTTACCCTTGCTCTTTTCAGTTATGGTATGGCGTTTTATGTTTGACCCCGTTGTAGGTCCTATAAACATCTGGTTGAGAGATATAGGGGTCACAAATCCTCCAAACTGGACGACAAGTGTGACGTGGGGATTTATTGCACTTAACGTAATCGAGGTCTGGTTAGCCTATCCGTTTATGATGACGGTGATAACGTCAGCCCTCCAGAGTGTTCCTGACACACTAATTGAAGCCGCTATCATCGATGGAGCAAATTACTGGCAAAGGTTAACTAAAGTTGTTCTCCCTATCGTTATCAAGCCCATCGCCTTTGCCACTATTTTGACATCAGCAGCAAGCTTTCAATACTTCCTAGTGCCATTTATATTCAACGCTGGATTGTTTGAGGACAGATTTCTCCTCCTATATGGATACAGAAAGGCATTCGGAAGCTCGGTACCACATTATGGGAGAGCAGCTGCAATTTTGCTAATAGCAACAATTGTACTGGCGATTTACATGTTCATTAACATGAAGATAACTAGGCTCCAGGAGGGTGCTAAGGGATGA
- a CDS encoding ABC transporter permease subunit translates to MKFKIKFPQKRKDEVIKSLIATLLALIVLALLLFPVYYMVILSLKPSGALATTEIDLIPDKITLSNYKDLLFGHMEGLIKTTNFEINAKSGTIKDSLNRYQIVLEDVIITGSYSSRFTLIDASILERKGGEERSEKDDVQIIVGGEYIKLKAGKIESVGAVKNLKIFAKRIAITVENPKEVPIDLSKFTKISENTYEARNIEITLKDGGIITTEDGVFSARNFAFIRLAKVGGEVLDYMKRSLLIASLTVILTLLFVIPSAYAFSRLKFFGREHVLYFYLMFTQVAGGLGIAGLVALYGMLVKLHLTNNIFVLPVIYAAGGVPFNTWLLKSYLDSIPPDFDEAALVDGAGYLQIIRHVLIPLALPGIATVAIFAFIGGWTELILANLLLNQENYPLTVWLYTMLANLRSISWNQFAAAALIFALPVFIMFLLAQNYVRSGLTLGGLKE, encoded by the coding sequence ATGAAATTTAAAATAAAGTTTCCACAGAAGAGAAAAGATGAAGTAATCAAGTCACTTATAGCAACCCTATTAGCCCTAATCGTCCTAGCCCTCCTACTCTTCCCGGTATACTATATGGTAATACTTTCGCTTAAACCTTCTGGGGCACTAGCAACGACAGAAATTGACTTAATTCCAGACAAGATAACTCTTTCTAACTACAAAGATCTGCTTTTTGGCCACATGGAGGGGTTAATAAAAACTACAAACTTTGAAATTAATGCAAAAAGTGGAACAATAAAAGACTCTCTAAATAGATACCAGATTGTACTCGAAGATGTAATAATTACAGGAAGTTACTCGAGCAGATTTACCCTCATAGATGCCTCGATATTAGAGAGGAAAGGAGGAGAAGAAAGATCCGAAAAAGATGATGTACAGATTATAGTTGGGGGGGAGTACATAAAATTAAAAGCAGGGAAAATAGAAAGCGTCGGAGCCGTTAAGAATCTGAAAATATTCGCCAAGAGAATAGCTATAACTGTCGAAAATCCCAAAGAAGTCCCCATAGATCTCTCGAAGTTCACAAAGATCAGTGAAAATACATATGAAGCTCGGAACATTGAGATAACATTGAAAGATGGAGGCATCATAACGACCGAGGATGGTGTTTTCTCAGCAAGAAATTTTGCATTTATTAGGCTAGCAAAAGTAGGAGGAGAAGTCCTAGATTATATGAAAAGGAGTTTATTGATAGCGAGCCTCACGGTAATTCTAACATTGCTCTTTGTAATACCGTCTGCTTATGCATTCTCAAGGCTCAAGTTCTTTGGAAGAGAACACGTCTTGTACTTTTATTTAATGTTCACCCAGGTAGCAGGGGGACTTGGAATAGCTGGGCTAGTGGCTCTGTATGGTATGCTGGTTAAGCTACACTTAACTAATAACATTTTTGTCCTCCCAGTAATTTACGCAGCGGGAGGTGTTCCGTTTAACACCTGGCTCCTAAAGTCTTACCTAGATTCGATACCACCAGATTTTGACGAGGCTGCGCTAGTAGATGGGGCAGGATACCTACAGATTATAAGACACGTTCTTATACCCCTAGCCCTCCCAGGAATAGCAACCGTTGCAATATTTGCCTTCATAGGAGGATGGACAGAGCTCATTCTAGCAAACTTGCTACTTAACCAAGAGAACTATCCGCTTACAGTTTGGTTGTACACAATGCTTGCCAACTTGAGATCAATTTCGTGGAACCAATTCGCTGCTGCAGCTTTGATATTCGCATTACCCGTGTTTATAATGTTCCTCCTAGCCCAAAACTACGTGAGAAGTGGGCTCACGTTGGGAGGATTAAAGGAATGA